In a single window of the Caulobacter soli genome:
- a CDS encoding CinA family protein, which translates to MFPLEIETLARLLIDEARAKSLRLVTAESCTGGLVAGAICNISGASDVFERGFVTYTNRAKSEMLGVPGDLIADHGAVSEVVARMMAEGALEASNGHVAVSITGVAGPGGGSPLKPVGTVHFAVARANRSVVHRHELFDGETREGVQLAAVRTALEMLREAVA; encoded by the coding sequence ATGTTCCCTCTAGAGATCGAAACCCTGGCCCGCCTGCTGATCGACGAGGCCCGCGCCAAATCCCTGCGGCTGGTCACGGCCGAGAGCTGCACCGGCGGTCTGGTGGCCGGGGCGATCTGCAACATCTCCGGCGCGTCGGACGTCTTCGAGCGCGGCTTCGTCACCTACACCAACCGCGCCAAGTCCGAGATGCTGGGCGTGCCGGGCGACCTGATCGCCGACCACGGGGCGGTGTCCGAAGTGGTGGCGCGGATGATGGCCGAGGGGGCGCTGGAGGCCAGCAACGGCCACGTCGCCGTCTCGATCACCGGCGTGGCGGGACCTGGCGGCGGCTCGCCGCTGAAGCCCGTCGGCACCGTGCATTTCGCCGTGGCCCGCGCCAATCGCTCCGTCGTCCATCGCCACGAGCTGTTCGACGGCGAGACCCGCGAGGGCGTGCAACTGGCCGCCGTCCGCACCGCCCTGGAGATGTTGCGCGAGGCCGTGGCCTAG
- a CDS encoding DUF6165 family protein yields MPILAPVSAGELIDKITILRVKALRIGDPAKAANVQTELALLEETAAHALPHSPELEDLVTQLTEINAALWDIEDGKRDCERRQDFGPKFIELARRVYIDNDRRAAVKRQINLLVGSDIVEEKSYKPYLAK; encoded by the coding sequence ATGCCCATCCTCGCGCCCGTCTCGGCCGGCGAACTGATCGACAAGATCACCATCCTGCGGGTCAAGGCGCTGCGGATCGGCGATCCGGCCAAGGCGGCCAATGTCCAGACCGAGCTGGCCCTGCTGGAGGAGACCGCCGCCCACGCCCTGCCGCACTCGCCGGAGCTTGAGGACCTGGTCACCCAGCTGACCGAGATCAACGCGGCCCTCTGGGACATCGAGGACGGCAAGCGCGACTGCGAACGCCGCCAGGACTTCGGTCCGAAATTCATCGAGCTGGCCCGCCGCGTCTATATCGACAACGACCGGCGCGCCGCCGTGAAGCGCCAGATCAACCTGCTGGTCGGCTCCGATATCGTTGAGGAAAAGAGCTACAAGCCGTACTTGGCGAAGTAG
- a CDS encoding FUSC family protein: MPEAAPSDWRRFVGLELSRAALAKAAARKTELRHAVRVSSAVVAAYALATLLRLPQGYWAVFTAVIVVQSSLGATITASIERLMGTVVGALAGAGAAMLHARWPEAGGPILAVTAALLAFLAAVRPAFKVAPVTAVIMLIGTTTHMDPLVAAFLRTAEITVGSIVGIAATLLIFPARAHASVVDNATKVAGLLAELLEHYALKLKGGATELEARDHYDDTLKALSKLQTAMTEADRESASKLSDHSVTEALPRTLWRLRNDSVMIGRALRETFPSPGLALPSAAMLNASATFLRACAALLSGGPRPDRIAFAEAHQAFQSAVETLRAGGGTRALAFDDAARVFGLVFAIENLFGNLGDFEERVEEAAGKRD, translated from the coding sequence ATGCCCGAGGCCGCCCCCAGCGATTGGCGGCGCTTCGTCGGTCTGGAGCTTTCCCGAGCCGCCCTGGCCAAGGCGGCCGCCCGCAAGACCGAGCTGCGCCACGCCGTGCGGGTCTCGTCGGCGGTCGTGGCCGCCTACGCCCTGGCGACCCTGCTGCGCCTGCCCCAGGGCTATTGGGCGGTGTTCACGGCCGTGATCGTCGTCCAGTCCAGCCTGGGCGCCACGATCACCGCCTCGATCGAGCGGCTGATGGGCACGGTCGTGGGCGCGCTGGCCGGGGCTGGAGCGGCCATGCTGCACGCCCGCTGGCCCGAGGCCGGCGGACCGATTCTGGCGGTCACCGCCGCCCTGCTGGCCTTCCTGGCGGCGGTGCGTCCGGCGTTCAAGGTCGCGCCGGTCACCGCCGTGATCATGCTGATCGGCACGACCACCCATATGGACCCGCTGGTCGCCGCCTTCCTGCGCACGGCCGAGATCACGGTCGGCAGCATCGTCGGCATCGCCGCCACCCTGCTGATCTTTCCGGCCCGGGCCCACGCCTCGGTGGTCGACAACGCCACCAAGGTGGCCGGCCTGCTGGCCGAGTTGCTGGAACACTACGCCCTGAAGCTGAAGGGCGGCGCGACCGAGCTGGAAGCGCGCGACCATTACGACGATACGCTCAAGGCCCTGTCCAAGCTGCAGACGGCGATGACCGAGGCCGATCGCGAGAGCGCCAGCAAGCTGAGCGATCATTCGGTGACCGAGGCCCTGCCCCGCACGCTGTGGCGACTGCGCAACGACAGCGTGATGATCGGCCGGGCGCTGCGCGAGACCTTCCCCTCGCCCGGCCTGGCCCTGCCCTCGGCGGCGATGCTGAACGCCAGCGCGACCTTCCTGCGAGCCTGCGCGGCCCTGCTGTCGGGCGGCCCCCGTCCCGATCGGATCGCCTTCGCCGAGGCGCATCAGGCCTTTCAATCCGCCGTGGAGACCTTGCGAGCCGGCGGCGGCACGCGCGCTCTCGCCTTCGATGACGCGGCCCGGGTGTTCGGCCTGGTGTTCGCGATCGAGAACCTGTTCGGCAATCTCGGCGACTTCGAGGAACGGGTCGAAGAGGCGGCGGGGAAGCGGGACTAA